The Solibacillus daqui genome has a segment encoding these proteins:
- a CDS encoding YuzF family protein, with the protein MNNYSNAYWLEAIQHYLGQMVAVQQTGNHVQQGVLAAVCPDYILLDVCRTPFYIRIDQIVWITPFVNRKD; encoded by the coding sequence ATGAATAATTATTCGAATGCGTACTGGTTGGAAGCAATACAGCATTATTTAGGGCAAATGGTCGCTGTGCAACAAACAGGTAATCATGTTCAACAAGGTGTTTTAGCAGCTGTCTGTCCAGATTATATTTTACTAGATGTATGCCGAACGCCTTTTTACATTCGTATTGATCAAATTGTTTGGATAACGCCGTTTGTAAATCGCAAAGACTAA
- the dtd gene encoding D-aminoacyl-tRNA deacylase: MRVVLQRSKLASVTVDGQITGAIDKGYVLLVGITHTDTLEDIQYVAKKIADLRIWEDEDGKMNRAIHEVGGTILSVSQFTLYADTRKGKRPSFASAARPEQAEPLWQAFNNELSTYGLHVETGIFGAMMDVSLVNDGPVTIIVESKAK, from the coding sequence ATGCGAGTAGTATTACAACGTTCAAAGCTGGCTTCTGTCACAGTAGATGGTCAAATTACCGGCGCGATTGACAAAGGCTATGTGCTATTAGTAGGTATCACACATACCGATACATTAGAAGATATTCAATATGTTGCAAAAAAAATTGCTGATTTGCGTATTTGGGAAGATGAAGATGGCAAAATGAATCGAGCAATCCACGAAGTAGGTGGTACCATTTTATCGGTATCACAATTTACGTTATACGCGGATACACGCAAAGGGAAACGTCCAAGCTTTGCTTCTGCAGCACGTCCAGAGCAAGCAGAACCTCTATGGCAAGCGTTTAATAATGAGTTATCAACATATGGCTTACATGTCGAAACGGGCATTTTTGGTGCAATGATGGATGTTTCACTTGTAAATGATGGTCCTGTAACAATTATTGTAGAATCTAAGGCAAAATAA